A segment of the Terriglobia bacterium genome:
CAGCGGCAGCGTTTGATCGTGGGCTGGCCGCCGGACTTTATATACTTCACGAGAGTTGCCGAAAATCGGCTTGCGAGCGGACGATGGCCCCTCATCCCAGCTATGGTCCCAGGTCTCCGCCTGCGTGCTCATCAATTGGTAAAGCCGTCCGATATCCCTGCCGCCCTGGCCCTAAAAAAGGTGATAAAAACTCTCGCTTGCTTCAGCCGATCCCGGCGAATCCGGATGCCAGGCCCAACCGCCTGCGGTCACATATCCCAGCCAGAAAGTCTCCGGGTGCAGCCCTTCATCACCCCAGGCCATTATGAGAACACCGATTAAGTCAGTCTCCTTTCGGGCCCAGGTGAATGACACCTCCTGATATGTCTTGTTCAACTCCGAGACCGGGGCCTGGCCTCCGCCGCGTGAAGAATTGAACTGGGCAGAAGCCGGCAGAAGATAATAACTGGGAAACAGAGGTTCCGTACCTTCGGGAGCAGTCCGAATCATTCCCCGTATCCCGTGCGCCTTGAGGGCCCGCGCAAACTCCGGCGTCCCATTATAATTCGCGCCCCGGGTTACCAGGTACGTCGGCAGCGAAGAGATATCACCGGCCACCATCGGATATCCCGCCCAGAAGATTACTGTCCGCCCACGATCATGCACGTAGTTCCCTGTCGTTGTTAAGTATTTTGCCAGGAGCTTGCCTGTGCTGCCGAGCTGCTTCGCCGTTTGCGCTTCGCTGCATTGGGCGTTGTCGGCCAAGCCCACGTAATAGGGTTCGTCGGTCGAGAGCACAAAATAGTTAACGCCCTTCGTGGCATCCAGCAATTCCTGGTACATGCCTTCCATCAGCTTGTAGGAGTCCGGGTTCGTGGTGCACAGCTCGTAGTTGCTGTCGGGAAACTCCCGCAACTTCGCGTATTCCGGATGCTTCAGAATAAATGCAATGTGACCCGGCCCATCGATATAGGGGATGAGCTGGATATGATCTCGCAACCCAAAATCGGTCAGGTCCTGAAGTTGTTGAGGCGAGAGAGCGTAGGGGTCCACTACGGCCGGTGCGGTCTTGTATTCAAAATGCCCGTCCAGTTTGAGGGCGAATCCGTTGATCTTGTAAAACGCCGCCTGCTTCAATGCCTGCTTCAAGACCTCGGTCCGCTCCAAATGGTGGGCATCGTCCCAGTAGATGCTGCGCAACTCGAGGTCCGGCCAGTCGGTGATGGTTGCCACCGGCAGCCACAGCTTTCCTTGGGCATGCTTCACCAGTTGCACCAGGGTTTCAACCCCATAGAACAATCCCGTCGGCGCGTTGGCCGTGATCTTGATTCCGCCGCCCGCCAGCTCCAGCCTGTAGGCCTGTTCTTCCAGCGCCTGTTTGTTTTTGTCCGTTGCCTCGCCGATAGCCACCGATCCTGGCTGTACAACCAAATTAATTGCAGGGCCTCGTCCCTGTGTTTCAAGCGTAATTCCGTGGCGCGTCGCCAAGCCCTCTTTCAGGCTTTCCACCGCCACATCGTCAGCCTTCACCCTCTGGCCCAATTGCAGCCGCCACCCGCTGCCGATTTCAAAATCCCCGCCCTTCGATTCCACCTTCTGCGGCGCGGGAACCACGGTGTAACCGCGTTCAAGCAGCGTGCCTGGGGCTGCCGCGCTGGCCAACGGCATCCCAACCATAAGCGCCAGGGCCAAGGCCACCAAAAGCAATCCACCACTCAAACGAAAAACTGCCCGCATCTATTCCTCCAGGTCCTTCTTCGGGATTACAACAGGCCAGCAAGTCCGCCGCAACCTGAACGGTCGATGCAGACGCACGGTCGATCTCTTTCCTCCGCAGCAGAGCTTTTGCAACTTTTTCCACAGTGTCATTGTTGAACACAGGGGCCCCAAATTTATTAATGTAACACTTCGCTTCCCAACTTTAACCCATTGATGTTATTACTTAAAAAATTTATCGTCCCATTCGTCCCACGCGTCCCAAACGTCTCATCCCGTCCTGCTATGCTTCAAGGGCAAGAATTTCTGCGACCTAGCTTTGCGGCGCCCGAAGGCCGCGAAAATGGAGGAGACTATGGAAAACGTAAACGATCATCTCACACCCAGGCAACTGGAATCGAGGCGCGAAAACGCCCGGAAGTCCACCGGGCCGCGGAGCAAGGCCGGCAAGCGCCGCG
Coding sequences within it:
- a CDS encoding beta-N-acetylhexosaminidase, with product MRAVFRLSGGLLLVALALALMVGMPLASAAAPGTLLERGYTVVPAPQKVESKGGDFEIGSGWRLQLGQRVKADDVAVESLKEGLATRHGITLETQGRGPAINLVVQPGSVAIGEATDKNKQALEEQAYRLELAGGGIKITANAPTGLFYGVETLVQLVKHAQGKLWLPVATITDWPDLELRSIYWDDAHHLERTEVLKQALKQAAFYKINGFALKLDGHFEYKTAPAVVDPYALSPQQLQDLTDFGLRDHIQLIPYIDGPGHIAFILKHPEYAKLREFPDSNYELCTTNPDSYKLMEGMYQELLDATKGVNYFVLSTDEPYYVGLADNAQCSEAQTAKQLGSTGKLLAKYLTTTGNYVHDRGRTVIFWAGYPMVAGDISSLPTYLVTRGANYNGTPEFARALKAHGIRGMIRTAPEGTEPLFPSYYLLPASAQFNSSRGGGQAPVSELNKTYQEVSFTWARKETDLIGVLIMAWGDEGLHPETFWLGYVTAGGWAWHPDSPGSAEASESFYHLF